From the Lentimicrobiaceae bacterium genome, one window contains:
- a CDS encoding polysaccharide biosynthesis protein, translating to MQFQFDLDSFIKQKVTHRNESLLCADLLKFDSQMQNRINGKNVLVIGGAGTIGSSYIKALLKFKIKKLIVVDINENGLTELVRDLRSSIGYNIPDNFITYPVNFGDSVFEKIFRHSGHFDIVANFAAHKHVRSEKDIFSIEAMIENNVLRARKLLDLLLEFPPEHFFCVSTDKAANPVNIMGASKKLMEELIMAYASKLPIKTARFANVAFSNGSLPLGFLDRLNKKQPWSCPLDIRRFFVSPQESGELCLIASIMGESGDIFYPKLDEDKDMIPFDKIANDLLSALGLKADACNTEEEACKKALLFDSKSTTYPVYFFNTDTSGEKPYEEFFTEGEILDTEKFINLGIIKNSKKRNIQEIDEIFSRIKTLFTSQVITKSEIVEILKEYLPNFQHIEKGKGLDQKM from the coding sequence ATGCAATTTCAATTTGACCTTGATTCTTTTATAAAACAGAAAGTTACTCACCGTAACGAAAGTTTGCTTTGTGCTGATCTTCTTAAGTTTGATAGCCAGATGCAAAATCGTATTAATGGTAAAAATGTACTGGTCATTGGGGGCGCGGGAACTATTGGTTCTTCATATATTAAAGCATTGCTCAAGTTCAAAATAAAAAAACTGATAGTTGTTGATATTAATGAAAACGGTTTGACTGAATTAGTAAGAGATTTACGTAGTTCGATCGGTTACAATATTCCTGACAATTTTATAACTTATCCTGTAAATTTCGGAGATAGTGTGTTTGAAAAGATTTTCCGGCATTCAGGGCATTTTGATATTGTGGCAAATTTTGCTGCACATAAGCATGTTAGAAGCGAAAAGGATATATTTTCAATTGAAGCAATGATTGAAAACAACGTGCTACGTGCACGTAAGTTGTTAGACCTTTTACTTGAGTTTCCCCCCGAACATTTTTTTTGTGTTTCAACTGACAAAGCGGCAAATCCGGTAAATATTATGGGAGCCAGCAAAAAACTTATGGAAGAACTTATTATGGCTTATGCATCAAAACTTCCTATTAAAACGGCAAGGTTCGCCAATGTTGCATTTTCAAATGGAAGCTTACCTTTAGGTTTTCTCGATCGTTTGAATAAAAAACAGCCATGGTCGTGTCCACTCGACATCAGGAGATTTTTTGTTTCACCTCAGGAATCAGGTGAACTATGCCTAATTGCATCTATAATGGGTGAATCAGGTGATATTTTTTATCCGAAACTTGACGAAGATAAAGACATGATTCCTTTTGATAAAATTGCCAACGATCTACTGTCAGCATTAGGATTAAAAGCAGATGCTTGTAACACAGAAGAAGAAGCTTGTAAAAAGGCTCTTCTTTTTGATAGTAAATCAACTACATACCCTGTATATTTTTTTAATACTGATACATCTGGCGAAAAACCTTATGAAGAATTTTTTACAGAAGGGGAAATTTTGGATACCGAAAAATTTATTAATCTTGGCATCATAAAAAACTCCAAAAAAAGAAATATTCAGGAAATTGATGAAATTTTTTCACGAATTAAAACTCTTTTCACTTCACAAGTGATTACAAAATCTGAAATTGTTGAAATTTTAAAAGAATACCTACCCAATTTTCAACATATTGAAAAAGGAAAGGGACTTGACCAAAAAATGTAA
- a CDS encoding sugar transferase: protein MIILFDFLFSLLMILILFPFALPIIIILLITGEHLVFYKQIRIGKSGKEFGLIKFVTMLKNSSNMGTGDVTLKNDPRVLPIGSFLRKTKINEIPQLINILIGEMSFVGPRPMTPRNFKIYTPDEQSVITKMKPGLTGVGSIIFRDEEEIFEKLNMPLEQALKEIVMPYKAQLEKWYLDNLNLGLYAKIIFITAWVVVFPNSNLHKKWLKNLPVNKQIENIKNQ from the coding sequence ATGATTATATTATTTGATTTTCTCTTCAGCCTTCTGATGATTTTGATTCTGTTTCCATTTGCATTACCCATCATTATAATATTGTTAATCACGGGTGAGCATTTAGTATTCTACAAACAAATTCGAATTGGAAAAAGCGGAAAGGAATTCGGGCTAATAAAATTTGTAACTATGCTTAAAAATAGTTCCAACATGGGAACTGGAGATGTTACCCTTAAAAATGACCCAAGGGTTCTGCCTATCGGAAGTTTTTTAAGAAAAACAAAAATTAATGAGATACCTCAACTAATAAATATATTAATTGGAGAAATGTCATTTGTTGGCCCAAGACCCATGACTCCACGAAATTTCAAAATATATACTCCTGACGAACAAAGCGTCATAACAAAAATGAAACCAGGTCTAACAGGTGTGGGATCAATCATTTTTAGGGATGAAGAAGAAATTTTTGAAAAATTAAATATGCCTTTAGAACAAGCACTTAAAGAAATAGTGATGCCTTACAAGGCTCAGTTGGAAAAATGGTATTTGGACAATCTGAACTTAGGGCTTTATGCAAAAATAATCTTCATAACTGCTTGGGTTGTTGTGTTTCCTAATAGCAACTTACACAAAAAATGGTTGAAGAATCTACCTGTAAACAAGCAAATTGAAAATATTAAAAATCAATAA
- a CDS encoding NAD-dependent epimerase/dehydratase family protein, giving the protein MSKKNILITGAFGFVGTNISVRLSENQDFILYALDINCNQNNKNFIGCYDWDSFGELSKVKFDTIIHLAGKAHDTKNRSLEQSYIDINVGLTEKIFDFFINTQSRKFIFFSSVKAVSDKVKGEFLTEDSEPDPQTPYGKSKRLAEKYILSKKTESFQKIYILRPCMIHGAGNKGNLNLLYNLVSKGIPWPLGSFHNKRSFLSIENLSFILEKLIENEAESDIYQVSDDEPLSTNNLIEIIACSLNKKIKIWNLSPKLVRFAAKTGDFFYLPLNSERLKKLTESYVVSNSKIKNALNLVKMPVTAYEGMKKTIEIFTSSNAEK; this is encoded by the coding sequence ATGAGCAAGAAAAATATTTTAATTACCGGCGCTTTCGGTTTTGTTGGCACCAACATTTCAGTTAGGCTATCCGAAAATCAAGATTTTATTCTTTATGCACTGGATATCAATTGCAATCAAAACAACAAAAATTTCATTGGGTGTTACGATTGGGATAGTTTTGGCGAACTAAGCAAAGTAAAGTTCGACACAATAATTCATCTTGCCGGAAAGGCTCACGACACAAAAAACAGAAGTCTAGAACAATCATATATTGATATTAATGTGGGACTTACTGAAAAAATTTTTGATTTTTTTATTAATACACAATCCAGAAAATTTATATTTTTCAGTTCGGTCAAAGCAGTTTCAGATAAAGTAAAAGGAGAATTTTTAACTGAAGATTCAGAACCCGATCCACAAACTCCTTATGGAAAATCAAAAAGACTTGCCGAAAAATACATCCTTAGTAAAAAAACAGAATCTTTTCAAAAAATTTATATTCTTCGTCCCTGTATGATACATGGTGCTGGAAACAAAGGTAATCTGAATCTTTTATATAATCTTGTCTCCAAAGGAATTCCATGGCCGCTGGGTTCATTTCATAATAAAAGATCATTTTTGTCGATTGAAAACCTGTCATTTATCCTCGAAAAACTGATTGAAAACGAAGCAGAATCGGATATTTACCAAGTTTCGGATGATGAGCCACTTTCAACAAATAATCTTATTGAAATTATTGCCTGTTCTCTTAATAAAAAAATTAAAATATGGAATTTATCCCCCAAACTAGTAAGGTTTGCTGCAAAAACAGGAGATTTTTTTTATTTACCACTTAACAGCGAAAGATTGAAAAAACTAACTGAATCATACGTAGTTTCTAACAGCAAAATAAAAAATGCTCTTAATCTGGTGAAAATGCCTGTTACGGCTTATGAAGGAATGAAAAAAACTATTGAAATCTTTACATCCTCAAATGCAGAAAAATAA
- a CDS encoding polysaccharide deacetylase family protein, whose amino-acid sequence MKILTFDIEEWFHCDFISDSSTWKNYETRIYEANDKILQALENKKIKATFFILGWIAEKYPEVVKKIHASGHEIACHSYIHELVHRMNPDSFRRDTEVAMKLIEDIIGEKIITYRAPAFSITEKTPWAFEILSELGIEYDCSVLPSSSHDYGGFPSFGECLPSVIKVNGCYIKEFPMNTVHLLGKEIIFSGGGFFRLFPYFLIRKWAEETKYVVSYFHPRDFDYEQPMLSQLPLKRKFKSYVGLKSSYPKLLKWLNDFELMSVGEASQKINWAEAKKISL is encoded by the coding sequence ATGAAAATTTTAACTTTCGATATTGAAGAATGGTTCCATTGTGATTTTATTTCTGATTCTTCCACGTGGAAAAATTACGAAACCAGGATTTATGAAGCTAATGATAAAATCTTACAAGCATTAGAAAACAAAAAAATTAAGGCAACTTTCTTTATTTTAGGCTGGATAGCCGAGAAATATCCTGAGGTAGTAAAAAAAATTCATGCTTCGGGACACGAAATAGCATGCCATTCATATATCCACGAACTGGTGCACCGGATGAATCCGGATTCTTTCAGACGTGATACTGAAGTTGCAATGAAACTGATTGAAGACATTATTGGCGAAAAAATAATAACATACAGAGCTCCTGCCTTTTCAATTACTGAAAAAACCCCATGGGCTTTCGAAATATTGTCTGAACTCGGTATTGAGTATGATTGTTCGGTGCTTCCGTCAAGTAGTCATGATTATGGAGGTTTTCCCTCTTTCGGTGAATGTTTGCCATCGGTAATAAAAGTTAATGGGTGTTATATCAAAGAGTTTCCGATGAATACTGTTCATCTTTTAGGAAAAGAAATAATTTTTTCGGGTGGTGGCTTTTTCAGACTGTTTCCATATTTTTTAATTCGTAAATGGGCTGAAGAAACCAAATATGTGGTTAGCTATTTTCATCCAAGAGATTTTGACTACGAACAACCTATGCTTTCACAATTACCATTGAAACGAAAATTCAAATCTTATGTTGGTTTAAAAAGCTCATATCCAAAGCTGTTAAAATGGCTTAACGATTTTGAACTAATGAGTGTTGGAGAAGCCTCCCAAAAAATAAATTGGGCAGAAGCAAAAAAAATTTCTCTATGA